In Salisediminibacterium beveridgei, one DNA window encodes the following:
- the xseA gene encoding exodeoxyribonuclease VII large subunit — MSQTFLSVTELTKAIKEQIDSSPFLQQVWLRAEISNFKHHARGHMYFTLKDAGSRIQSVMFAGSNRYLKFTPENGMSVLVRGEVSVYEPYGQYQLYVKELQPDGVGNLYLAYEELKKKLEKEGLFDQRYKKNIPRTPRHIAVITSPTGAAVRDILTTLKRRYPVAKTTLLPVQVQGETAEASIVKAIQQADAIDEFDVIIVGRGGGSIEELWSFNEETVARAIFGAVTPVISAVGHETDTTISDFVADLRAPTPTAAAELAVPNQEEMIDWLVDRNQRLRQAIMNRISQEKDRLERLQRSYAFRYPKQLIEQKEQELDRLIDDFQRSAFQSVRDQRDLLQQLRDRLQIQHPAGKLTIEQERLSREEKRLKEVMSQQLSSHQQQLMLMTSKLDLLSPLKLMGRGYSLVYNEKEQLLKQVDHVNIKDNVTIHMMDGKLFCEVLSKTKLNREREDLT; from the coding sequence ATGAGTCAGACATTCTTAAGTGTCACAGAACTGACGAAGGCAATCAAAGAGCAAATTGATTCATCACCGTTCCTTCAGCAAGTGTGGCTAAGAGCAGAGATCTCGAATTTCAAACACCATGCCAGGGGGCATATGTATTTCACATTAAAAGATGCCGGTTCAAGAATCCAGTCGGTTATGTTTGCAGGTAGCAACCGCTATTTGAAATTCACCCCTGAAAACGGGATGAGTGTCCTCGTGAGAGGTGAAGTTTCCGTTTACGAACCCTATGGTCAATATCAGTTATACGTTAAAGAACTGCAACCTGATGGGGTGGGGAATTTATATCTGGCCTATGAAGAATTGAAAAAAAAGCTCGAAAAAGAAGGTCTATTTGATCAGCGATATAAGAAAAACATCCCCCGGACACCAAGACATATTGCTGTCATTACTTCGCCAACGGGCGCGGCAGTCAGAGATATTTTAACCACATTGAAACGCAGGTATCCTGTTGCGAAAACTACGCTGCTGCCCGTTCAGGTGCAGGGAGAAACAGCTGAAGCTTCAATTGTTAAAGCCATTCAGCAAGCTGACGCAATCGACGAATTTGATGTGATTATTGTTGGAAGAGGCGGTGGTTCCATCGAAGAACTATGGTCTTTCAATGAGGAAACAGTGGCTCGTGCAATTTTTGGAGCGGTGACGCCAGTTATATCAGCTGTTGGCCACGAAACCGATACGACGATCAGTGATTTTGTTGCAGATTTGCGTGCACCTACGCCTACAGCTGCTGCTGAGCTTGCAGTTCCGAATCAGGAGGAAATGATCGATTGGCTGGTGGACCGTAATCAGCGTCTCAGACAAGCTATCATGAATCGTATCAGTCAGGAGAAAGACAGGCTTGAACGATTGCAACGTTCCTATGCTTTTCGCTACCCTAAACAGCTGATTGAGCAAAAGGAACAGGAGCTTGATCGTTTGATCGATGATTTTCAGCGAAGTGCATTCCAATCAGTCCGTGATCAGCGTGATCTATTGCAACAGTTGCGCGATCGTCTTCAAATCCAGCATCCTGCGGGGAAATTAACGATCGAACAAGAACGGCTTTCAAGAGAAGAAAAACGACTCAAGGAAGTCATGAGTCAACAGTTATCATCGCATCAGCAGCAATTGATGTTAATGACTTCGAAACTTGATCTCTTAAGCCCGCTGAAATTGATGGGAAGAGGTTATAGTCTTGTATACAATGAAAAAGAACAACTTCTTAAACAGGTGGATCATGTAAACATCAAAGATAATGTTACGATTCATATGATGGATGGGAAACTATTCTGTGAAGTACTCAGTAAGACAAAATTGAACCGGGAACGGGAGGATCTGACATGA
- the accC gene encoding acetyl-CoA carboxylase biotin carboxylase subunit — translation MLKKVLIANRGEIAVRVIRACKELGIETVAVFSEADTEALHVKLADEAYCIGPVSSADSYLNMTNIMSVATLTGVDGIHPGYGFLAENADFAEICEACNITFIGPSAWAISQMGTKDVARTTMKKAGVPVVPGSEGIVGTVEEGVKVAETIGYPVIIKATAGGGGKGIRVAANESELKKGISVTQKEAKANFGNEGVYLEKYIEDFRHVEIQVMADNFGNVIHLGERDCTIQRRLQKLVEESPSPAVSEDVRKQMGDAAVRAAAAVNYTGAGTIEFIFDHNTDEFFFMEMNTRIQVEHPVTEMVTGVDLIKEQLLVASGAKLSYTQDEVVFNGWALECRINAENPDKQFMPSPGNISMYLPPGGFGVRVDSGVYPGYTIAPFYDSMVAKLITYAPTRAEAIAKMRRALDEFIIEGVYTTIPFHQKLMSHPVFLEGNFNTKFLETYSLNDHEMV, via the coding sequence ATGTTGAAAAAAGTATTGATTGCAAACCGCGGAGAGATTGCTGTCAGAGTCATACGAGCATGTAAAGAGCTCGGTATCGAGACGGTTGCAGTATTCTCTGAAGCTGACACTGAAGCGCTCCATGTCAAATTGGCTGATGAAGCATACTGTATCGGACCTGTTTCTTCGGCGGACAGTTACTTGAATATGACAAACATTATGAGTGTTGCGACCTTGACCGGAGTTGATGGTATTCATCCTGGATACGGATTCCTGGCAGAAAATGCTGACTTTGCGGAGATCTGTGAAGCCTGTAATATCACCTTCATTGGTCCCAGTGCCTGGGCTATCAGTCAGATGGGGACAAAAGATGTTGCAAGGACAACGATGAAGAAAGCAGGTGTGCCTGTCGTTCCGGGCTCAGAGGGAATTGTGGGTACGGTTGAAGAAGGTGTGAAAGTTGCTGAAACCATTGGTTATCCAGTCATTATCAAAGCAACAGCTGGTGGTGGTGGAAAAGGGATACGCGTAGCGGCGAATGAATCGGAATTAAAAAAAGGTATCTCCGTTACCCAAAAAGAAGCAAAAGCTAATTTTGGAAATGAAGGTGTCTACCTGGAGAAATATATTGAAGATTTCAGGCATGTTGAAATTCAAGTGATGGCGGATAACTTTGGGAATGTCATTCATTTGGGAGAACGTGATTGCACCATTCAACGTCGTTTGCAAAAACTGGTTGAGGAATCCCCTTCCCCCGCTGTTTCTGAAGACGTTCGGAAGCAAATGGGAGATGCAGCTGTCCGGGCTGCGGCGGCTGTGAATTATACGGGTGCCGGAACCATAGAATTTATCTTTGATCATAATACAGATGAGTTCTTTTTTATGGAAATGAACACGCGCATTCAAGTCGAACATCCAGTTACAGAAATGGTAACAGGAGTTGATCTTATAAAAGAACAGCTTTTGGTTGCTTCAGGAGCGAAGCTTTCTTATACTCAAGATGAAGTGGTATTCAATGGATGGGCATTAGAGTGCCGTATCAATGCTGAGAATCCTGACAAACAGTTCATGCCATCTCCAGGGAACATCAGCATGTACCTGCCTCCTGGTGGATTTGGCGTCAGGGTGGATAGTGGGGTGTATCCTGGCTATACGATCGCACCATTCTATGATTCAATGGTAGCGAAACTGATAACTTATGCCCCGACTCGGGCTGAAGCAATTGCTAAAATGCGCAGGGCTCTGGATGAATTCATCATCGAAGGGGTTTACACAACAATTCCTTTTCACCAGAAGCTGATGAGCCATCCGGTATTTTTAGAAGGCAATTTTAATACTAAATTTCTTGAAACGTATTCACTGAATGATCACGAAATGGTGTAA
- the folD gene encoding bifunctional methylenetetrahydrofolate dehydrogenase/methenyltetrahydrofolate cyclohydrolase FolD, with product MSGIVISGKELAKSKRDEMKKQTAILKEQGIVPGLAVILVGEDPASQSYVKAKQRACEETGIHSEMDHVSPSISEDELLDKIRKLNDAEHINGILVQLPLPDHISEEKVIETIDPEKDVDGFHPINIGRMMTGQEAFLPCTPNGIVEMIKSKGIDIQGKHVVVVGRSNIVGKPVGQLLLNEHATVTYCHSRTKNMQEFTRAADILVVAVGKEHFVKGEDIKDGAVVIDVGVNRNAEGKLTGDVEFDSASKKASYITPVPGGVGPMTITMLLQNTIFSAQRKSRK from the coding sequence ATGTCGGGGATCGTGATTTCAGGAAAAGAATTAGCTAAATCAAAACGTGATGAGATGAAGAAACAAACCGCGATTCTGAAAGAACAAGGGATCGTTCCAGGGCTTGCGGTGATTCTAGTCGGAGAGGACCCCGCAAGTCAATCTTATGTAAAGGCGAAACAGCGGGCCTGTGAGGAAACCGGTATTCATTCTGAAATGGATCATGTCTCACCTTCGATTTCAGAAGATGAACTGCTTGATAAAATCCGCAAGTTGAACGATGCAGAGCATATCAACGGGATTCTTGTCCAGTTACCGTTGCCAGATCATATTTCTGAAGAAAAAGTGATTGAAACCATTGATCCTGAAAAAGATGTGGATGGCTTTCATCCAATTAATATCGGTCGTATGATGACAGGTCAAGAAGCTTTTTTACCGTGTACGCCAAATGGCATCGTTGAAATGATTAAATCAAAAGGTATTGATATTCAAGGGAAACATGTCGTCGTCGTGGGCCGTAGCAATATTGTCGGAAAACCAGTCGGACAGTTGCTGCTGAATGAACATGCCACGGTTACATATTGCCACTCGCGGACTAAAAACATGCAGGAATTCACACGAGCGGCAGATATTCTTGTCGTAGCTGTAGGAAAAGAACACTTTGTAAAGGGTGAAGACATCAAGGATGGTGCTGTCGTAATTGACGTTGGCGTCAACCGGAATGCGGAAGGAAAGCTCACCGGTGACGTGGAATTTGATAGTGCAAGTAAAAAAGCATCATATATTACACCTGTGCCAGGTGGCGTAGGTCCGATGACAATCACGATGTTACTGCAAAACACGATTTTCTCTGCTCAACGAAAAAGCAGAAAGTGA
- a CDS encoding Asp23/Gls24 family envelope stress response protein — MNENHLIPMSEDKENFGNVEISPEVIEVIAGIAASEVDGVAALRGNFASGVAERLGRKSAHGKGVKVELTEDGVSIDLFIATNYGVSIPDVGKKMQENVVQTLKNMTAIDVISVDVHIVGVQFETKLEPELPDKK; from the coding sequence ATGAACGAAAATCATTTGATTCCAATGTCAGAAGACAAAGAGAATTTTGGAAATGTTGAAATTTCTCCGGAAGTCATCGAGGTAATTGCAGGTATCGCTGCTTCGGAAGTCGATGGTGTTGCAGCTTTGAGAGGTAATTTTGCCTCAGGTGTTGCTGAAAGGCTTGGCAGGAAAAGTGCTCATGGCAAAGGGGTTAAGGTTGAATTAACTGAAGATGGTGTTTCCATCGATCTTTTCATCGCAACCAATTACGGTGTTTCGATTCCGGATGTGGGTAAGAAAATGCAGGAGAATGTTGTACAAACGTTGAAAAATATGACAGCGATTGATGTCATCTCCGTTGACGTGCATATCGTTGGTGTTCAGTTTGAAACAAAGCTGGAACCGGAACTGCCTGATAAAAAGTAA
- the nusB gene encoding transcription antitermination factor NusB: MKRRVARIKAVQALYQVEMTDEPIDSAINNVLQDNEVTDPYLESVVQGVVDHLDELDDVLQASMDNWAIDRLARVDRAILRIALYEIMYSDDVPVNVGINEAIEIARGFSSDEEAGKFVNGVLSNAAKRLEEDA, from the coding sequence ATGAAGAGAAGAGTAGCAAGAATTAAAGCTGTCCAGGCATTGTATCAGGTGGAAATGACCGATGAACCAATTGATTCAGCCATTAATAATGTACTCCAGGATAACGAGGTAACCGATCCATATCTGGAATCAGTTGTTCAAGGTGTTGTGGATCATTTGGATGAACTTGATGATGTCCTGCAGGCATCAATGGACAATTGGGCGATTGACAGACTGGCCAGAGTGGATCGGGCGATACTCAGGATTGCTTTGTATGAAATTATGTATTCTGATGATGTGCCGGTTAACGTCGGGATCAATGAAGCCATTGAGATTGCGCGGGGTTTCTCCAGTGATGAAGAAGCAGGAAAGTTTGTTAATGGTGTTCTCTCCAATGCTGCTAAACGGCTTGAAGAAGACGCTTGA
- the efp gene encoding elongation factor P: protein MISVNDFKTGLTIEVDNDIWQVIEFQHVKPGKGSAFVRSKLRSMRSGNIQEKTFRAGEKVEKAHLDNDKMQYLYSDGDTHAFMNMETFEQIELQTNQIKQQLKYLLENMEVQIMTYNGEILGVEVPNTVKLKVTETEPGIKGDTASGGTKPATVETGLTVQVPFFVNEDDYLIIDTREGKYVSRG, encoded by the coding sequence ATGATTTCAGTGAATGATTTTAAGACAGGATTGACAATTGAGGTTGATAATGACATTTGGCAGGTGATTGAATTTCAACACGTGAAACCAGGAAAAGGCTCGGCTTTTGTTCGTTCGAAACTTAGAAGTATGCGTAGTGGTAATATTCAGGAGAAGACATTCCGGGCAGGAGAAAAAGTAGAAAAAGCACACCTTGACAATGATAAAATGCAGTATCTCTATTCAGATGGTGATACGCATGCTTTTATGAATATGGAAACATTTGAACAAATCGAATTACAGACAAACCAAATTAAACAGCAGCTAAAATACCTCCTTGAGAATATGGAAGTTCAAATAATGACATACAACGGTGAAATTCTTGGTGTTGAAGTTCCTAATACTGTTAAACTTAAAGTGACGGAAACAGAACCGGGTATAAAGGGAGATACCGCTTCAGGCGGCACAAAACCGGCAACGGTTGAAACAGGATTGACTGTTCAGGTACCTTTTTTTGTGAACGAAGATGATTATCTGATCATCGATACAAGAGAAGGTAAGTATGTTTCACGAGGCTAA
- a CDS encoding exodeoxyribonuclease VII small subunit, translating to MSEETKEPTFEEAMQKLEGIVQKLEQGDVPLEEAIAMFQEGVTLSNDCHKRLKQVEHKMTEVLHENGERTELHVEEES from the coding sequence ATGAGTGAAGAAACAAAAGAGCCGACGTTTGAAGAAGCCATGCAGAAACTGGAAGGAATTGTTCAAAAGCTTGAACAGGGAGATGTCCCCCTTGAAGAAGCGATCGCGATGTTTCAAGAGGGCGTGACATTATCCAATGATTGTCACAAAAGGCTTAAGCAGGTGGAACATAAAATGACGGAGGTCCTTCATGAGAATGGTGAACGAACGGAACTTCATGTGGAAGAGGAGTCATAA
- the accB gene encoding acetyl-CoA carboxylase biotin carboxyl carrier protein, giving the protein MLKIQEIREIIKLVDESSIDEFEFEQNGSKVSVKKHQGQLSSPVQSETKATPKQESPIQTQEPLTPVRPAEENVAIKTENVSSDEGNRAGVEAVTSPMVGTFYASPSPDAEPYVTKGDKVKADTVVCIVEAMKLMNEIEAEHNGEIVDILVENGELVEYGQELFLVKSV; this is encoded by the coding sequence ATGTTGAAAATTCAGGAAATCAGAGAAATCATTAAACTTGTAGATGAATCATCGATTGATGAATTCGAATTTGAACAAAACGGTTCTAAAGTTTCTGTTAAGAAACACCAGGGTCAACTCAGCAGTCCTGTTCAATCAGAAACGAAGGCAACTCCAAAACAGGAATCACCAATACAGACACAGGAACCTCTCACGCCTGTCCGTCCGGCAGAGGAGAACGTTGCTATTAAAACAGAGAATGTCTCGAGTGACGAAGGTAATCGCGCTGGTGTTGAAGCGGTGACCTCTCCAATGGTGGGAACCTTCTACGCATCTCCTTCGCCTGATGCAGAGCCATATGTAACAAAAGGAGATAAAGTCAAAGCGGATACGGTTGTTTGCATCGTGGAAGCAATGAAGCTGATGAACGAAATCGAAGCGGAACACAATGGCGAGATCGTTGATATTCTTGTTGAAAATGGGGAGCTCGTTGAATATGGGCAAGAATTATTCCTCGTGAAATCGGTGTAG